One stretch of Aeromicrobium fastidiosum DNA includes these proteins:
- a CDS encoding carboxypeptidase-like regulatory domain-containing protein, with protein MTTRSTRRTWAAALLTASAMLTAGLASPATAATSTGASKGAVTLDGRPVVAAKVQIYRLVYQETNQELEVADNPLKTDYTDSKGRYSFAGLSAKSATSNRYVVLVTDRTGRIVKTFRTIVAKKGKTVTKNIHARAAASLTGTLATSDGRSPAGLRVGPDHGLYNDQGPSYDKLYPDWDTVVKADGTFSLRGIPADNYSGVVVSDGRYGSQCYDFTRVALVDCATGTDSAAYAPQGISLTAGEQRTLPTVTMTKFGPASTKLAGTATDASGKPLKGIEVTVSSSAAAGTKGATRSSGRFTVQDRLPAGPYTVRFDDPKKVWASQYLGGGPDKSARQVVTITPGQPISGLDTALKSRSSAKFATKVTGRTAKVAVSIKRTATGSAPGGTFWLSFNGLSTAADQVKKGKASVTFIGLPKGTLSLVAHYSGTSSTAEFSKVVKVTVE; from the coding sequence ATGACCACGAGAAGTACCCGCCGCACGTGGGCGGCCGCCCTGCTCACCGCCTCGGCGATGCTGACTGCCGGACTCGCCTCGCCCGCAACAGCAGCGACGAGCACCGGCGCATCGAAGGGTGCCGTGACGCTCGACGGCCGGCCCGTGGTCGCCGCGAAGGTCCAGATCTACCGTCTCGTCTACCAGGAGACCAACCAAGAGCTCGAGGTCGCGGACAACCCCCTGAAGACCGACTACACCGACAGCAAGGGGCGCTACTCGTTCGCCGGCCTGTCCGCGAAGTCCGCCACCAGCAACAGGTACGTCGTGCTCGTCACCGACCGCACGGGGCGGATCGTCAAGACCTTCCGCACCATCGTTGCGAAGAAGGGCAAGACGGTCACGAAGAACATCCATGCGCGGGCGGCGGCCTCTCTCACCGGCACGCTGGCAACGAGTGACGGCCGCTCGCCGGCGGGACTGAGGGTCGGGCCCGACCACGGGCTGTACAACGATCAAGGGCCGTCGTACGACAAGCTGTACCCCGACTGGGACACGGTCGTGAAGGCCGATGGAACGTTCTCGCTGCGCGGCATCCCCGCCGACAACTACAGCGGCGTCGTGGTCTCCGACGGTCGGTACGGCTCGCAGTGCTACGACTTCACGCGCGTCGCGCTGGTCGACTGCGCCACCGGGACCGACAGCGCCGCATACGCCCCCCAGGGCATCTCGCTGACCGCCGGAGAGCAGCGAACCCTCCCCACCGTGACGATGACGAAGTTCGGCCCGGCTTCCACCAAGCTGGCCGGCACCGCCACGGACGCCTCTGGCAAGCCACTGAAGGGCATCGAGGTCACCGTGTCGAGCAGCGCGGCGGCGGGCACGAAGGGTGCGACTCGATCCAGCGGGCGTTTCACCGTCCAGGACCGCCTCCCGGCGGGCCCCTACACGGTCAGGTTCGACGACCCGAAGAAGGTGTGGGCGTCGCAGTACCTCGGTGGTGGGCCGGACAAGTCGGCACGGCAGGTAGTCACGATCACCCCGGGGCAGCCCATCAGCGGACTGGACACCGCCCTGAAGTCGAGGTCGTCGGCCAAGTTCGCCACCAAGGTCACCGGCCGCACGGCCAAGGTCGCCGTCAGCATCAAGCGCACTGCGACGGGCAGCGCCCCAGGCGGGACGTTCTGGCTGTCATTCAACGGCCTCAGCACCGCGGCAGACCAGGTCAAGAAGGGGAAGGCGAGTGTCACCTTCATCGGCCTCCCGAAGGGCACGCTCTCGCTCGTCGCCCACTACTCGGGCACCAGCAGCACGGCCGAGTTCTCGAAGGTCGTCAAGGTCACGGTCGAGTAG